One Leptospira bouyouniensis DNA window includes the following coding sequences:
- the nuoH gene encoding NADH-quinone oxidoreductase subunit NuoH, which yields MDWALILAWGIKILSLFFVILTGVAYYTLAERKFAGFIQDRPGPNRAGPFGIFQPLADGIKFIAKEEIFPKNVSKGMYLLAPTISMTCAIMAWAVIPFGGTLPAPEWLTTLTGVATIDLQIANPDSGVLYMLAISSLSVYGIMIAGWSSNNKYSLLGGVRSTAQMISYELPMGLSIVAIVIMTGSLKLTDISDSQKEMWNILSPPGFVAFFIYVTAMFAETNRLPFDLAEAESELVVGFHTEYGAFKFALFFLAEYMNMITMSCLTTLLFFGGYNVPFQIGAGSKYQAFIGLGFFIVKVLFFAFLFIWVRWTLPRFRYDQLMKLGWKKMIPWGLFVVMFASIYTVYWKEGWMKLFI from the coding sequence ATGGACTGGGCTTTAATTCTTGCTTGGGGGATCAAAATCCTCTCATTATTTTTTGTAATTCTTACGGGTGTGGCATATTACACTCTCGCAGAACGGAAGTTTGCTGGATTTATCCAAGATAGACCCGGCCCAAACCGAGCTGGCCCTTTTGGAATTTTTCAACCATTAGCAGATGGGATAAAGTTTATCGCCAAAGAAGAAATTTTCCCTAAAAATGTTTCCAAAGGGATGTATCTTCTTGCACCTACTATCTCCATGACATGTGCGATTATGGCTTGGGCTGTGATTCCATTTGGTGGAACACTTCCTGCACCAGAGTGGCTTACGACACTCACTGGTGTTGCTACCATCGACTTACAAATTGCAAACCCAGATTCTGGGGTATTGTACATGCTTGCGATTTCTTCTCTTTCCGTTTATGGAATTATGATTGCTGGTTGGTCAAGTAACAACAAATATTCGTTACTCGGTGGTGTTCGTTCCACAGCACAGATGATCAGTTATGAACTTCCGATGGGGCTTTCGATTGTTGCGATTGTGATTATGACTGGTTCATTAAAACTCACTGATATCAGTGACTCCCAAAAAGAAATGTGGAATATCCTTTCACCTCCAGGTTTTGTTGCGTTTTTTATCTATGTAACGGCTATGTTTGCAGAAACCAACCGGTTACCTTTTGATTTGGCGGAAGCTGAATCGGAACTTGTGGTTGGGTTTCATACAGAGTATGGAGCTTTTAAGTTTGCCCTTTTCTTTTTGGCAGAATACATGAATATGATTACCATGTCCTGCCTTACCACCTTACTATTTTTTGGTGGCTACAATGTTCCCTTCCAAATAGGGGCTGGTTCGAAATACCAAGCATTTATTGGTCTCGGGTTTTTTATCGTAAAAGTTTTGTTTTTTGCCTTTTTGTTCATTTGGGTGCGTTGGACTCTTCCTCGGTTTCGTTATGACCAGTTAATGAAACTCGGTTGGAAAAAAATGATCCCTTGGGGGCTTTTTGTTGTGATGTTTGCATCCATTTACACAGTGTATTGGAAAGAAGGATGGATGAAATTATTTATATGA
- the pth gene encoding aminoacyl-tRNA hydrolase: MIHFLVVGLGNPGEKYKNTRHNIGFMILDVLANQFGVTFKDVKKYAETTHTWEGDKIHLLKPLEFMNLSGKATQTLAKLYKIPPSQILVVQDEVDLPFGKIKNKIGGGTAGHNGLKDIVAKLGSQDFHRLRFGVGKPEKGGMEVADFVLQNFNAEERSQLPTLMGESISKIEDWVKTNRILIQKESKS, encoded by the coding sequence ATGATTCATTTTTTAGTCGTAGGGCTCGGAAACCCTGGAGAGAAATACAAAAACACTCGTCATAACATTGGTTTTATGATCTTAGATGTTTTAGCGAATCAATTTGGTGTAACATTCAAAGATGTCAAAAAATATGCTGAGACAACACATACTTGGGAAGGGGATAAAATCCATTTATTAAAACCATTGGAGTTTATGAACCTTTCGGGAAAAGCCACACAAACCCTTGCCAAACTCTACAAAATCCCACCCTCTCAAATCCTTGTGGTGCAAGATGAAGTGGACTTACCTTTTGGAAAAATCAAAAATAAAATCGGCGGAGGAACGGCAGGTCACAATGGTCTAAAAGACATCGTGGCAAAACTTGGATCACAAGACTTCCATCGGTTGCGTTTTGGTGTTGGCAAACCGGAAAAGGGGGGAATGGAAGTGGCTGATTTTGTTTTGCAAAATTTTAATGCAGAGGAACGTTCCCAACTTCCCACATTGATGGGAGAATCTATTTCTAAAATCGAAGATTGGGTGAAAACAAATCGTATCCTCATCCAAAAGGAATCCAAATCCTAA
- a CDS encoding NADH-quinone oxidoreductase subunit A, translating to MGSAPDSFAPILLQLMLGVGFSALILSLAFLLNPKKKSKPQDTFECGVTYYGDARGLFNIKFYLVAVLFILFDIEAVFLYPWAVNLIGFKEAGLGTFFLFEMFFFLLILVVGLYYIWKKGALEWD from the coding sequence ATGGGATCCGCACCGGATAGTTTTGCACCAATCCTCTTACAACTTATGCTCGGAGTCGGTTTCTCCGCTCTGATCTTATCACTTGCCTTTCTTTTAAACCCAAAGAAAAAATCAAAACCACAAGATACCTTTGAATGTGGTGTGACGTATTATGGAGATGCGAGAGGGCTTTTTAACATCAAGTTTTACTTAGTGGCAGTCCTTTTTATCCTGTTTGATATAGAGGCAGTTTTCCTTTACCCATGGGCTGTGAATTTAATTGGGTTTAAGGAAGCGGGACTCGGAACGTTTTTTCTTTTCGAAATGTTTTTCTTTTTACTCATCCTTGTGGTGGGTCTATATTATATCTGGAAAAAAGGAGCACTGGAATGGGATTAA
- the nuoF gene encoding NADH-quinone oxidoreductase subunit NuoF — protein sequence MGLKTLLTTHINATDSHTLKHYQSVGGYESLKKVLSEMTAEQIVNDVKNSGLRGRGGAGFPTGNKWGFIPKTDKPKYLICNGDEGEPGTFKDRMLIERFPHMLIEGMAIAAKAIDSHQGYIYIRGEFHKGIRIVETAVEEAYKAGLLGKNILGLGYDFDLAVYSGAGAYICGEESALINSLEGRRGHPRLKPPFPAVSGLYACPTVVNNVETFCNVPHIIRMTGEEYKKIGTEKSPGTRLFAVSGHVKKPGIYEVEMGTPMKELIFDICGGIKNDKSLKAVIPGGSSSPILTSEEAMTATMDYESIASLKSMLGSGAVIILSEEADLVETTYRLAEFYSHESCGQCTPCREGTHWVKDLLHKIKKGEGTEKDVELIFSLSRNMEGGTTICPLADACVMAVRPTMTKFKEEFSLRLKKEVSVSH from the coding sequence ATGGGACTTAAAACTTTACTCACAACACATATCAATGCAACTGATTCACACACTTTGAAACATTACCAATCTGTGGGTGGATATGAGAGTTTAAAAAAGGTCCTCTCGGAAATGACCGCCGAACAAATTGTAAACGACGTTAAAAATTCTGGCCTTCGAGGACGAGGTGGGGCAGGGTTTCCAACAGGTAACAAATGGGGATTCATTCCAAAAACTGACAAACCAAAGTATTTAATTTGTAATGGGGACGAAGGGGAACCAGGTACATTCAAAGACCGGATGCTCATCGAACGTTTCCCGCATATGCTCATCGAAGGGATGGCGATTGCGGCAAAGGCGATTGACTCCCACCAAGGGTATATTTACATCCGAGGTGAATTCCACAAAGGAATCCGGATTGTGGAAACAGCAGTGGAAGAAGCTTACAAAGCAGGACTTCTTGGCAAAAATATTTTGGGCCTTGGGTATGATTTTGATTTAGCTGTGTATTCGGGTGCGGGTGCTTATATCTGCGGGGAAGAGTCGGCTCTTATCAATTCACTCGAAGGCCGGAGGGGCCACCCACGTTTGAAACCTCCTTTTCCTGCAGTTTCAGGACTTTATGCTTGCCCAACTGTTGTGAACAATGTCGAAACATTTTGTAACGTCCCACATATCATCCGTATGACGGGAGAAGAATACAAAAAAATTGGAACAGAAAAATCTCCTGGCACAAGGCTCTTTGCTGTGAGTGGGCACGTTAAAAAACCAGGGATTTATGAAGTGGAAATGGGAACTCCGATGAAGGAGCTCATTTTCGACATCTGTGGTGGAATCAAAAACGATAAGTCATTAAAAGCAGTGATCCCTGGGGGAAGTTCGTCTCCGATCCTTACATCTGAGGAAGCCATGACTGCAACGATGGATTATGAATCCATTGCTTCCCTCAAATCCATGTTAGGTTCGGGAGCAGTGATCATCCTTTCAGAAGAAGCAGACCTTGTGGAAACGACATACAGATTAGCTGAATTTTATTCACATGAATCTTGTGGGCAGTGTACTCCTTGTCGCGAAGGAACACATTGGGTCAAAGACCTCCTTCACAAAATCAAAAAGGGAGAAGGAACAGAAAAAGATGTAGAACTCATCTTTTCCCTCTCAAGGAATATGGAAGGTGGCACCACCATTTGTCCGTTAGCGGATGCATGTGTGATGGCAGTTCGGCCAACCATGACGAAATTTAAGGAAGAGTTTTCTCTTCGATTGAAAAAGGAAGTGAGTGTTTCTCACTAA
- a CDS encoding VTT domain-containing protein: protein MTKENDPSINLKRLIIQTVGSIVLVLVIVFGLAYFFRAELLGFSEHFVRIFGYLGLFFGMILSDSLPAFVPPDAFLVLAISGEMDPIPTILSMSIGSIIGGSIAYWIGLYLIPRFHLGRQMVLHYEDKLLPYIRKYGFGAVVLSALTPIPYSWMAYTVGTFKMPFRLFLLGSLFRFVRVSVYFYAMYIGWITGG from the coding sequence ATGACCAAAGAAAATGATCCATCGATCAATTTGAAACGTCTCATCATTCAAACTGTAGGCTCAATTGTCCTCGTGCTTGTGATCGTGTTTGGGCTCGCTTATTTCTTTAGAGCTGAGTTACTCGGATTTAGCGAACATTTTGTTCGGATCTTTGGTTATTTAGGTTTATTTTTTGGAATGATCCTTTCGGATAGTTTGCCTGCTTTTGTACCACCAGATGCATTTTTAGTACTCGCCATCTCTGGGGAAATGGATCCAATACCGACCATCCTTTCGATGTCTATAGGAAGTATCATTGGTGGGAGTATCGCTTATTGGATTGGTTTATACCTTATCCCACGTTTCCACTTGGGGCGCCAAATGGTACTCCATTATGAAGACAAACTTCTACCCTACATACGCAAATATGGATTCGGTGCAGTGGTTCTCAGTGCCCTCACTCCTATTCCCTATTCTTGGATGGCCTACACAGTCGGAACGTTTAAGATGCCGTTTCGATTGTTTTTACTTGGTTCTCTTTTTCGTTTTGTAAGAGTCTCTGTTTACTTTTATGCGATGTACATTGGTTGGATCACTGGAGGTTAA
- a CDS encoding NADH-quinone oxidoreductase subunit C, with protein sequence MNETITQFLNSRFPDSLLPQRDINTNLLFFSIRKEKLPDVVLALKEELGFHFLNDLTSVDWLGKREPRFEVLYLLRSPKHGHFRVQLRVPVGEGESVPSLSNIFPAANWPEREVFDLMGIPFSGHPRMERLIMPDNFVGHPLRKDYPLEGPGQDYLIEDLLTIHVKEDITE encoded by the coding sequence ATGAACGAAACGATTACCCAATTCCTTAATTCCAGATTTCCTGATAGTTTACTCCCGCAAAGGGACATAAACACAAATTTACTTTTCTTTAGTATTCGCAAGGAGAAACTACCAGACGTTGTACTGGCATTAAAAGAAGAGTTAGGATTTCACTTTTTAAATGACCTAACGTCTGTTGATTGGCTTGGGAAACGAGAGCCTAGGTTTGAAGTCTTATACTTATTGCGTTCACCCAAACATGGACATTTCCGAGTGCAGTTAAGGGTTCCAGTAGGGGAAGGGGAATCCGTTCCGAGTCTTTCTAACATTTTCCCTGCGGCCAATTGGCCCGAACGTGAAGTATTCGATCTGATGGGAATCCCATTTTCAGGACACCCGAGAATGGAACGACTTATCATGCCTGATAACTTTGTAGGACACCCTCTCCGAAAAGACTATCCACTCGAAGGCCCAGGCCAAGATTACCTCATCGAAGATCTACTGACCATTCACGTGAAAGAGGATATTACCGAGTAA
- a CDS encoding NADH-quinone oxidoreductase subunit B, with product MGLTETLSKPGEMFGDMFQVATLDNVVQWGQSFSLWPYPFATACCGIEYMSTACADYDIARFGAERPSFSPRQADMILVLGTITYKMAPVLRQIYDQLAEPKFVISVGACASSGGMFHTYGVLQGVDRILPVDVYVPGCPPRPEAILDALVKLQKKVQTQGLEARRQEVMKKIQEINERNKPLVVA from the coding sequence ATGGGATTAACAGAAACACTCTCCAAACCCGGTGAAATGTTTGGTGACATGTTCCAAGTTGCCACACTCGACAATGTGGTTCAGTGGGGGCAAAGTTTTTCTTTGTGGCCGTATCCTTTTGCCACCGCTTGTTGTGGAATTGAATACATGAGCACTGCTTGTGCAGATTATGACATTGCTCGATTTGGTGCCGAAAGACCTTCTTTTTCTCCACGCCAAGCGGATATGATTTTAGTACTCGGAACCATTACTTATAAAATGGCTCCCGTATTACGCCAGATATACGACCAATTAGCGGAACCAAAATTTGTGATCTCTGTGGGGGCTTGCGCTTCCTCAGGTGGAATGTTTCACACCTATGGTGTGTTACAAGGTGTTGATCGAATTTTACCTGTAGATGTGTACGTTCCTGGTTGCCCACCAAGACCAGAAGCAATCCTTGATGCCCTTGTGAAATTACAAAAAAAAGTCCAAACCCAAGGTTTGGAAGCTCGCCGCCAAGAAGTCATGAAAAAGATCCAAGAGATCAATGAACGAAACAAACCCCTCGTAGTGGCATGA
- the nuoE gene encoding complex I 24 kDa subunit family protein: MAYQFSQESEKRFQRLIPQFPSKRSLILPCLFLLQADKGFVDTEGMQYIADRIGEPVSLAHVHGVATFYTMYNKKPVGKFHIQICANISCYLAGSDSITEHVCSKLGIEKGETTKDKKYTVDEVQCLGACGFGPVAQINDKYYENLTPESIEKILSELEKEG, from the coding sequence ATGGCGTATCAATTTTCACAAGAATCAGAAAAAAGATTCCAAAGGCTTATCCCACAATTCCCAAGTAAACGTTCCCTTATCCTTCCTTGTTTGTTTTTATTGCAAGCTGACAAAGGTTTTGTGGACACAGAAGGGATGCAGTACATCGCCGATCGGATTGGTGAGCCAGTATCCCTTGCTCATGTACATGGTGTGGCAACGTTTTATACCATGTACAACAAAAAACCAGTTGGGAAATTTCATATCCAAATCTGTGCGAATATTTCTTGTTACTTGGCAGGCTCCGATTCCATTACCGAACATGTTTGTTCCAAATTGGGTATTGAAAAAGGAGAAACCACAAAAGACAAAAAGTACACTGTGGATGAAGTGCAGTGTCTTGGCGCTTGTGGTTTTGGTCCTGTGGCACAAATCAATGACAAATACTATGAAAATTTAACTCCAGAATCCATCGAAAAGATTCTTTCTGAATTGGAAAAAGAAGGATAA
- a CDS encoding replication-associated recombination protein A: MDSLFANTKQVPLAHQVRPKTWSEFVGQTKVVSALRSIQKPTSILFYGPPGTGKTTLAHLLAESWKLEKRYLSCVTSGVKEVREVLEEGKRLGTIVLFLDEIHRFSSSQQDALLSSVEEGEIILIAATTENPSFRVNKALLSRMFVYRLTTLTEEEEETIFTSCLEKQNSKRTIPEVVKRELFRRSAGDARKLLGYLERILSATGEGDEVTEEKLSVILGDTLVTYDKNSESHYDIISAFIKSLRGSDPDAALFYLALMLEGGEDPLFIARRLVIFASEDVGNASVHALPLAIATWQAVERVGMPEGRIPLGQCTTFLASAPKSNASYVAINEALAFVKARNKTFQIPNHIRNAPTATHKNEGAGVGYKYPHDFPGHFLKERYFPESFYPNPPSFYEPTNQGMEKMLKEQLERLWGDRY; encoded by the coding sequence TTGGATTCGCTTTTTGCAAATACGAAACAAGTGCCACTTGCACACCAAGTGCGACCAAAAACTTGGTCCGAATTTGTGGGGCAAACAAAGGTGGTATCTGCCCTTCGTTCCATCCAAAAACCAACTTCCATTTTATTTTATGGTCCACCAGGCACAGGGAAAACAACACTTGCCCATCTCCTGGCAGAGTCTTGGAAATTAGAAAAAAGATATTTGAGTTGTGTGACAAGTGGCGTGAAAGAAGTGCGCGAGGTTTTGGAAGAAGGAAAACGCCTCGGTACCATTGTCCTTTTTTTAGATGAGATCCACAGATTCTCTTCTTCCCAACAAGATGCCTTACTCTCTTCGGTGGAAGAGGGCGAAATCATCCTCATTGCTGCGACGACAGAAAACCCAAGTTTTCGAGTGAATAAAGCACTCCTCTCCCGGATGTTTGTGTATCGACTCACCACTCTTACTGAAGAAGAAGAGGAAACAATTTTCACTTCTTGTTTGGAAAAACAAAACTCCAAACGAACTATCCCAGAGGTCGTGAAAAGGGAACTCTTTCGGCGAAGTGCAGGGGATGCACGAAAACTCCTGGGGTATTTGGAACGAATTTTAAGTGCTACTGGTGAAGGAGATGAAGTCACGGAAGAAAAATTGTCCGTCATTCTTGGGGACACTCTTGTCACATACGATAAAAACAGTGAAAGCCATTACGATATCATCTCAGCCTTTATTAAGTCACTGCGGGGTAGTGATCCAGATGCGGCTTTATTTTATTTGGCATTGATGCTCGAGGGAGGAGAGGATCCACTGTTTATCGCAAGGAGGCTTGTGATTTTTGCCAGTGAAGATGTAGGAAATGCCAGCGTCCATGCACTCCCCCTTGCCATTGCCACTTGGCAAGCCGTGGAACGGGTGGGTATGCCAGAAGGTAGGATTCCCCTCGGACAATGTACCACGTTTTTGGCCTCCGCACCTAAATCAAACGCAAGTTATGTGGCAATTAATGAAGCATTGGCTTTCGTAAAGGCAAGGAATAAGACGTTTCAGATCCCAAATCACATAAGGAATGCACCCACTGCCACTCATAAAAATGAAGGTGCTGGTGTTGGTTACAAATACCCTCATGATTTCCCAGGACATTTCCTGAAAGAACGATATTTCCCTGAGTCCTTTTATCCTAACCCACCATCCTTCTACGAACCCACAAACCAAGGGATGGAAAAAATGTTAAAGGAACAATTGGAAAGATTGTGGGGGGACCGGTATTGA
- a CDS encoding NADH-quinone oxidoreductase subunit J family protein, translated as MDEIIYMNLETSPSLLLFVFFGTVTVITALSVIFQKNPVVSAVSLVFTFFSLAGIYGIMGALFIATMQVLVYAGAIMVLVVFVLMLLSQRAETMSRYRKHPIRLVLLSVFVLGFFFLLYSALTTGVPHTEQMGKGYENAEYSFPIQGTSTVNAKGNVATVGASTYLDYLLPFEMISILLLVAVLGAVILAKKKLTEVDQTKDTVL; from the coding sequence ATGGATGAAATTATTTATATGAATCTAGAAACCTCACCATCACTTTTATTATTTGTATTTTTTGGAACTGTGACTGTAATCACGGCTCTTAGTGTGATCTTCCAAAAAAACCCTGTGGTATCAGCAGTTTCCCTAGTGTTTACTTTTTTTTCTCTCGCTGGAATTTATGGTATCATGGGTGCGTTGTTTATTGCCACCATGCAGGTGTTAGTGTATGCAGGTGCCATTATGGTGCTTGTTGTTTTTGTTCTCATGTTACTTTCCCAAAGGGCAGAAACAATGTCGCGTTATCGCAAACACCCGATTCGTTTGGTATTACTCTCTGTTTTTGTGCTTGGATTTTTTTTCCTACTATATTCGGCACTCACTACAGGTGTACCCCATACGGAACAAATGGGAAAAGGTTATGAGAATGCAGAGTACTCATTTCCCATACAAGGAACATCCACAGTGAATGCGAAAGGAAACGTTGCAACTGTTGGGGCATCAACGTATTTGGATTACCTTTTGCCATTTGAGATGATATCAATTTTGTTACTCGTGGCAGTCCTTGGGGCAGTGATCCTTGCCAAAAAGAAACTCACGGAAGTGGACCAAACAAAGGATACAGTTTTATGA
- a CDS encoding NADH-quinone oxidoreductase subunit D: MVMYEKTAEHFGQKFKDLPEGHLLVNLGPSHPATHGILQNVIQIDGERVVDTESVIGYVHRCFEKLGERYDYNQFLVCTDRMNYVSTPLNNIGWILTVEKMMQIQVPDRVTYVRMIISELSRIMDHIICNGIMGVDLGAFSGLLHLFHHRENIYQILEKLTGARLTTTFCRVGGMERDIYPEFQSEIKIILKGLKPALDEFEELLIRNKIFNERTKGIGGISAERAIAYGFSGPNLRAAGVPWDVRKDDPYMFYDQVNFDIPVGEDGSALDRTLVRMEEMRQSMRIIEQLIDGIPEGPYHADVPHAFLPPKDRVYNNMEELIYHFKIIMHGVKVPPGEYYHATEAANGELGFYVVSEGEKSPWRVHVRRPCFWYYQAFPEMVKGGLLADTIATMSSLNVIAGELDC, from the coding sequence ATGGTAATGTACGAAAAAACAGCCGAACATTTCGGCCAAAAATTCAAAGACCTCCCAGAAGGCCATTTACTTGTCAACTTAGGGCCAAGTCATCCTGCCACTCATGGAATTTTACAAAACGTAATCCAAATTGATGGGGAACGTGTGGTGGATACCGAGTCTGTGATAGGGTATGTGCACCGTTGTTTTGAAAAGTTAGGCGAACGGTACGACTACAATCAGTTTTTGGTTTGTACCGATCGGATGAACTATGTATCCACTCCTCTGAACAACATTGGATGGATCCTAACCGTTGAAAAAATGATGCAAATCCAAGTTCCGGATCGCGTCACTTATGTGCGTATGATTATTTCCGAACTGTCTCGGATTATGGACCATATCATTTGTAACGGAATTATGGGTGTGGATCTTGGGGCTTTTTCTGGTCTTTTACATTTATTTCACCACCGCGAAAACATTTATCAAATTTTAGAAAAACTAACTGGGGCGCGCCTCACGACAACGTTTTGCCGTGTGGGGGGAATGGAACGTGATATTTATCCAGAGTTCCAATCCGAAATCAAAATCATTTTAAAAGGCTTAAAACCAGCGTTAGATGAATTCGAAGAACTGCTGATCCGTAACAAAATCTTCAATGAAAGGACAAAAGGCATAGGTGGGATCTCAGCGGAACGTGCCATTGCTTATGGATTTTCGGGTCCCAATTTACGCGCAGCTGGTGTTCCTTGGGACGTGAGAAAAGACGATCCTTATATGTTTTACGATCAAGTAAACTTTGACATCCCCGTAGGAGAAGACGGATCAGCTCTTGACCGAACTCTCGTGCGAATGGAAGAGATGCGCCAGTCCATGCGGATCATCGAACAACTGATTGATGGGATACCAGAAGGACCATACCATGCGGATGTTCCTCATGCATTCCTTCCTCCAAAAGACCGTGTCTACAACAATATGGAAGAACTTATTTACCATTTTAAAATCATCATGCATGGTGTGAAAGTTCCTCCAGGGGAATACTACCATGCCACAGAAGCTGCCAATGGGGAACTAGGATTTTATGTAGTTTCTGAAGGGGAAAAATCACCTTGGCGGGTGCATGTGAGGCGGCCTTGTTTTTGGTACTACCAAGCCTTCCCGGAAATGGTGAAAGGTGGACTTTTGGCTGATACTATTGCTACCATGTCATCACTTAATGTCATTGCAGGGGAGCTTGATTGTTAA